From the genome of Halorussus caseinilyticus, one region includes:
- a CDS encoding 2Fe-2S iron-sulfur cluster-binding protein has translation MVDALGLGLGLTLVVIVVALHYSEGTEWRTPDDISQEVLERRAETVPETDFPEPMNRSIGGGGGAVAVGGGAEGELEGEDEEEAGFDPASISDDEVEYYEIEYVNEGETIEVANNENLLDAGEDEGWDLPYACRQGQCLSCGGKVQDGNANEYVQHSNNETLGEDEVEKGYVLTCTAYPTDDFSLETNETP, from the coding sequence ATGGTAGACGCACTGGGTCTGGGACTCGGGCTGACGCTCGTCGTCATCGTGGTGGCGCTCCACTACTCGGAGGGCACCGAGTGGCGAACTCCCGACGACATCTCCCAAGAGGTCCTCGAACGCCGGGCCGAGACCGTGCCGGAAACCGACTTCCCCGAACCGATGAACCGCTCCATCGGCGGCGGTGGCGGTGCGGTCGCGGTCGGCGGTGGTGCCGAAGGCGAACTCGAAGGCGAGGACGAGGAAGAGGCCGGTTTCGACCCCGCCTCCATCTCCGACGACGAGGTGGAGTACTACGAAATCGAGTACGTCAACGAAGGCGAGACCATCGAAGTCGCCAACAACGAGAACCTGTTGGACGCTGGCGAAGACGAGGGATGGGACTTGCCCTACGCCTGTCGGCAGGGGCAGTGTCTCTCCTGCGGTGGGAAGGTCCAAGACGGCAACGCCAACGAATACGTCCAGCACAGCAACAACGAGACGCTCGGCGAAGACGAAGTTGAGAAGGGATACGTCCTGACGTGTACGGCGTACCCGACGGACGACTTCTCGCTCGAAACCAACGAGACACCCTAA
- a CDS encoding HalOD1 output domain-containing protein produces the protein MDSEDDAYRTTFDSSTPPSIAVVEALSTVTGEGPTEVGPLYSAIDPDALDALFRGAGETPGDGRVTFVLDGHAVTVRRSGVVEVRDADE, from the coding sequence ATGGATTCGGAAGACGACGCCTACCGGACGACGTTCGACAGTTCCACGCCGCCGAGTATCGCCGTCGTCGAAGCACTCTCGACGGTCACGGGCGAGGGCCCGACGGAAGTCGGGCCGCTGTACTCGGCTATCGACCCCGACGCTCTCGACGCGCTGTTTCGAGGGGCGGGCGAGACGCCGGGCGACGGGCGGGTCACGTTCGTACTCGACGGGCACGCGGTGACGGTCCGGCGGAGTGGCGTGGTCGAGGTGCGGGACGCCGACGAGTAG
- a CDS encoding bacterio-opsin activator domain-containing protein, translated as MATEATFRVEADQFPLGTVFENLPDVTVELERLVPAKDAVIPYFWVRGARVDDIEAAFENHPGVRDIALVDRVDDEYLLKVEWNPDYEGFLKTLAEADSLLLGATGTERSWTFEVRGDDRSDIARFQEVCLERDIPVTLTAVHDLTPMDSETYGLTDPQREALELAYERGYFDSPRKVTLAEVAAELDISQQAFASRIRRGTHRLLGETIVK; from the coding sequence ATGGCTACAGAGGCCACGTTCCGGGTCGAAGCCGACCAGTTCCCGCTCGGAACGGTGTTCGAGAACCTTCCCGACGTGACCGTCGAGTTGGAGCGGCTGGTGCCCGCGAAAGACGCGGTTATCCCCTACTTCTGGGTTCGCGGGGCGCGAGTAGACGACATCGAGGCGGCCTTCGAGAACCACCCCGGCGTGCGTGACATCGCACTCGTGGACCGCGTAGACGACGAGTATCTCCTGAAAGTCGAGTGGAACCCGGACTACGAGGGGTTTCTCAAGACGCTCGCCGAAGCCGACTCCCTGCTTCTGGGGGCGACCGGAACCGAACGGAGTTGGACGTTCGAGGTCCGGGGCGACGACCGTTCGGACATCGCCCGCTTTCAGGAGGTGTGTCTGGAGCGCGATATTCCGGTGACGCTCACGGCGGTCCACGACCTCACGCCAATGGACAGCGAGACGTACGGACTGACCGACCCACAGCGCGAGGCGCTGGAACTCGCCTACGAACGGGGATACTTCGACTCGCCGCGGAAGGTGACGCTCGCCGAAGTCGCCGCGGAACTCGACATCTCCCAACAGGCGTTCGCGTCTCGCATCCGGCGGGGGACCCACCGACTGCTCGGCGAGACGATAGTCAAGTAG
- a CDS encoding DJ-1/PfpI family protein, with amino-acid sequence MATEIAVVIYEGFDEMDAVGPFEVFSHASERGCDLDVSVRTLDTADRVTASHGLTVAVDGRLADADPDLVVVPGGGWNDRADASAWAEAERGDLPDAIADLHERGVTLAAVCTGGMLLAEAGILDGRPAVTHASALGDLRETDAKVVDARVVDDGDVVTAGGITSGLDLALHLVGRLCGESVAEEVATAMEYERRGEVYET; translated from the coding sequence ATGGCAACCGAAATCGCCGTCGTCATCTACGAGGGTTTCGACGAGATGGACGCCGTTGGGCCGTTCGAAGTGTTCTCGCACGCGAGCGAACGCGGGTGCGACCTCGACGTGAGCGTCCGAACGCTCGACACCGCCGACCGAGTTACCGCGAGCCACGGTCTCACAGTCGCGGTGGACGGCCGACTCGCCGACGCGGACCCGGACCTCGTGGTCGTCCCCGGCGGCGGGTGGAACGACCGCGCCGACGCCAGCGCGTGGGCCGAGGCCGAACGAGGCGACCTGCCGGACGCTATCGCCGACCTCCACGAGCGAGGCGTGACCCTCGCGGCGGTCTGTACCGGCGGGATGTTGCTCGCCGAAGCCGGGATTCTGGACGGTCGGCCCGCCGTCACCCACGCGAGCGCGCTGGGCGACCTCCGCGAGACCGACGCAAAGGTCGTAGACGCGCGCGTCGTGGACGACGGCGACGTGGTGACTGCCGGAGGGATTACTTCGGGGCTGGACTTGGCCCTGCATCTGGTGGGTCGGCTCTGCGGGGAGTCGGTCGCCGAGGAGGTGGCGACGGCGATGGAGTACGAGCGACGGGGCGAGGTGTACGAGACGTGA
- the gnd gene encoding phosphogluconate dehydrogenase (NAD(+)-dependent, decarboxylating), with product MQLGVIGLGRMGRIVVDRVLDEGHDVVAFDLDEEAVASAADAGATPAESVVDLAERLGDDKRIWLMVPAGEAVDAALDDLESHLSDDDVVVDGGNSYFEDSTRRADETPAAYLDCGTSGGPAGAELGFSLMVGGPEWAYEEMTPVFDAVATGPAGHDRMGPAGSGHYVKMVHNGVEYALMQAYGEGFELLAEGRYDLDLEAVARTWNNGAVIRSWLLELCEEAFREEGTDLGDVDDYVAGGSTGTWTVQEALEQEVPVPLIYQALGERFGSRAREDGRFSRRLANRLRYGFGRHEVARREE from the coding sequence ATGCAACTGGGCGTCATCGGACTGGGCCGGATGGGTCGCATCGTCGTGGACCGAGTACTCGACGAGGGCCACGACGTGGTGGCCTTCGACTTGGACGAGGAAGCCGTCGCGTCGGCCGCGGACGCGGGCGCGACCCCCGCCGAGTCGGTGGTCGATTTGGCCGAGCGACTGGGCGACGACAAGCGAATCTGGTTGATGGTTCCGGCGGGCGAGGCGGTGGACGCCGCGCTGGACGACCTCGAATCGCACCTGAGCGACGACGACGTGGTGGTAGACGGCGGGAACTCCTACTTCGAGGACTCGACGCGCCGGGCCGACGAGACCCCGGCGGCGTACCTCGACTGCGGGACCTCCGGCGGACCCGCGGGCGCGGAACTCGGCTTCTCGCTGATGGTCGGCGGCCCGGAGTGGGCCTACGAGGAGATGACCCCCGTCTTCGACGCGGTGGCGACCGGACCGGCGGGCCACGACCGGATGGGTCCCGCGGGGTCGGGCCACTACGTCAAGATGGTCCACAACGGCGTCGAGTACGCGCTGATGCAGGCCTACGGCGAGGGCTTCGAGTTGCTCGCGGAGGGCCGGTACGACCTCGACCTCGAAGCGGTCGCCCGGACGTGGAACAACGGCGCGGTCATCCGGTCGTGGCTGTTGGAACTCTGCGAAGAGGCGTTCCGCGAGGAAGGCACGGACCTCGGCGACGTGGACGACTACGTGGCCGGGGGTTCGACGGGGACGTGGACGGTACAGGAGGCCCTCGAACAGGAGGTTCCGGTGCCGCTCATCTATCAGGCGCTCGGCGAGCGATTCGGGTCGCGGGCGCGCGAGGACGGCCGGTTCTCCCGGCGACTGGCGAATCGGCTTCGGTACGGGTTCGGTCGCCACGAAGTCGCTCGGCGCGAGGAGTAG
- a CDS encoding valine--tRNA ligase, with translation MTDIPDSYDPERVEPKWQEEWRGSEIYNPDGEPDYVVDTPPPYPTGQLHLGHALGWSYMDFAARFHRLLGDDVLFPQGWDCHGLPTEVKVEEEEDIHRTDVPREEFRDLCIEYTEDRIDGMKETMQSLGFSQDWSAEYRTMDEDYWEKTQRSFVEMADEEEEDNYVYRDEHPVNWCPRCETAIADAEVENIDREGTLHYVTFPGVDNDDIQIATTRPELLAACVGMAVEPGDERYEDRIGDTFEVPLFGQEVELLADDDVDSDFGTGAVMICTFGDKQDVDWWAEHDLDLRPVFTEDGHLGELAGEYEGLTIEKAKGVVADDLEEAGYLEDTEPTDQSVGACWRCDTPIEILSKEQWFVEVRQDEILEKAQQVEWIPDHMFDRLEDWTEGMEWDWVISRQRVFATPIPAWFCRECGHAHIASVEELPLDPTDTDPAVGECPECGAGAASETPRDGGGETAGETHWEGETDVMDTWMDSSISPMHVQGWPDEEFTPTTLREQGHDIIRTWAFYTLLRVTALEDEIPWEESLVNGMVFGDDGHKMSKSRGNAVGPEEAIEEYSADSVRQALALGGQPGSDIQFQWKEVKSASRFLTKFWNIFQFSSEHFDADTPDIEAPAYRDADKWILTRLSRTVEAVEDDMEAYRFDSALRSLREFVWNDLADDYLELVKGRLYEGRPGERDAARHALYTAVSASVRMLAPFSPHFADEVYHYLPGTDGSVHAASWPAVEFEDDDAARKGDLIAEVASEIRAWKSDEGMALNADLDRVEVYSEQGRGWDTYDLSEAVNAPVYLEAGQPSVELVPVGVDPDHSQIGPQFRDKAGQVIGALESADLNQLKNQKKIEGEITLTVDGEEVTIDGDAVEIEEEYRAESGEEVEVLETDRATVLVFP, from the coding sequence ATGACCGACATCCCCGACAGCTACGACCCCGAGCGAGTCGAACCGAAGTGGCAAGAGGAGTGGCGAGGCTCCGAGATTTACAACCCCGACGGTGAACCGGACTACGTGGTCGATACCCCGCCGCCGTATCCGACCGGCCAGCTCCACCTCGGCCACGCGCTGGGTTGGAGTTACATGGACTTCGCCGCTCGGTTCCACCGACTGCTAGGCGACGACGTGCTGTTCCCGCAGGGGTGGGACTGTCACGGACTCCCGACCGAGGTGAAGGTCGAAGAGGAAGAGGACATCCACCGGACCGACGTGCCCCGCGAGGAGTTCCGCGACCTCTGTATCGAGTACACCGAGGACCGCATCGACGGGATGAAAGAGACGATGCAGTCGCTCGGGTTCTCGCAGGATTGGTCGGCCGAGTACCGCACCATGGACGAAGACTACTGGGAGAAGACCCAGCGGTCGTTCGTGGAGATGGCCGACGAGGAGGAAGAAGACAACTACGTCTACCGCGACGAACACCCCGTCAACTGGTGTCCGCGGTGTGAGACCGCCATCGCGGACGCCGAAGTCGAGAATATCGACCGCGAGGGGACGCTCCACTACGTCACCTTCCCCGGCGTGGACAACGACGACATCCAAATCGCCACGACCCGGCCCGAACTGCTGGCGGCCTGCGTCGGCATGGCGGTCGAACCCGGCGACGAACGCTACGAGGACCGCATCGGCGACACCTTCGAGGTCCCCCTGTTCGGTCAGGAGGTCGAACTGCTGGCCGACGACGACGTTGACAGCGACTTCGGGACCGGCGCGGTCATGATTTGCACGTTCGGCGACAAGCAGGACGTGGACTGGTGGGCCGAACACGACTTGGACCTCCGCCCCGTCTTCACCGAAGACGGCCACCTCGGAGAACTCGCGGGCGAGTACGAGGGCCTGACAATCGAGAAAGCGAAGGGCGTCGTCGCCGACGACCTCGAAGAAGCGGGTTACCTCGAAGACACCGAACCCACCGACCAGTCGGTCGGCGCGTGCTGGCGCTGTGACACCCCCATCGAAATCCTGTCGAAAGAACAGTGGTTCGTGGAGGTCCGCCAAGACGAGATTCTGGAGAAGGCCCAGCAGGTCGAGTGGATTCCCGACCACATGTTCGACCGCCTCGAAGACTGGACCGAGGGGATGGAGTGGGACTGGGTTATCTCCCGTCAGCGCGTGTTCGCCACGCCCATCCCGGCGTGGTTCTGCCGCGAGTGCGGTCACGCCCACATCGCCAGCGTCGAGGAACTGCCGCTGGACCCCACCGACACCGACCCCGCGGTCGGCGAATGTCCCGAGTGTGGTGCGGGCGCGGCGTCCGAGACGCCGCGCGACGGAGGCGGTGAAACCGCCGGAGAAACGCACTGGGAGGGCGAGACCGACGTGATGGACACGTGGATGGACTCGTCTATCTCGCCGATGCACGTTCAGGGCTGGCCCGACGAGGAGTTCACGCCGACCACGCTCCGCGAACAGGGCCACGACATCATCCGGACGTGGGCGTTCTACACCCTCCTGCGAGTCACCGCGCTCGAAGACGAGATTCCGTGGGAGGAGTCGCTGGTCAACGGCATGGTGTTCGGCGACGACGGCCACAAGATGAGCAAGTCGCGGGGCAACGCGGTCGGTCCCGAGGAGGCCATCGAGGAGTACAGCGCCGACTCGGTTCGCCAAGCCCTCGCCCTCGGGGGCCAACCCGGTAGCGACATCCAGTTCCAGTGGAAGGAGGTCAAGTCGGCCTCCCGGTTCCTCACCAAGTTCTGGAACATCTTCCAGTTCTCCTCGGAACACTTCGACGCCGACACCCCGGACATCGAGGCCCCGGCGTACCGCGACGCCGACAAGTGGATTCTGACGCGACTCTCGCGGACCGTCGAAGCCGTCGAGGACGACATGGAAGCGTATCGGTTCGACTCCGCGCTCCGGTCGCTCCGGGAGTTCGTCTGGAACGACCTCGCCGACGACTACCTCGAACTCGTGAAGGGTCGCCTCTACGAGGGTCGGCCCGGCGAGCGAGATGCCGCCCGTCACGCGCTCTACACCGCGGTCTCGGCGTCGGTCCGGATGCTCGCGCCGTTCTCGCCGCACTTCGCCGACGAGGTGTACCACTACCTCCCCGGCACCGACGGGAGCGTCCACGCCGCCTCGTGGCCCGCCGTCGAGTTCGAGGACGACGACGCCGCACGGAAGGGCGACCTCATCGCGGAAGTCGCCAGCGAGATTCGCGCGTGGAAGTCCGACGAGGGGATGGCGCTCAACGCCGACCTCGACCGCGTGGAAGTCTACTCCGAGCAGGGTCGCGGGTGGGACACCTACGACCTGAGCGAGGCCGTCAACGCGCCGGTCTATCTCGAAGCGGGCCAACCCAGCGTCGAACTCGTCCCGGTCGGCGTGGACCCCGACCACAGCCAGATAGGTCCGCAGTTCCGCGACAAGGCCGGGCAGGTCATCGGTGCGCTGGAGTCGGCGGACCTCAACCAACTCAAGAACCAGAAGAAAATCGAGGGCGAGATTACCCTGACGGTGGACGGCGAGGAAGTCACCATCGACGGTGACGCCGTGGAAATCGAAGAGGAGTACCGCGCCGAGAGCGGCGAGGAGGTCGAAGTGCTGGAGACCGACCGAGCGACGGTGCTGGTCTTCCCCTGA
- a CDS encoding aminopeptidase, with protein MDQRIHEHAEVLVDWSARIEAGDDVVMRVDEGAHELGVAVAEKLGERGANVLPTYNSDEVEAAFIRGHDGDFDQDPDFELEMLERADSVLSLRGKNNTAEKGAVAGDKRASYKKSRTAIKARRMDTDWVSTMHPTRAHAQNAGMGYEEYKDFVYDAILRDWETLADEMANLKALLDEGSEVRLVKAETDLTMSIEDRTAVNSAASVAYDSHNLPSGEVFTAPETTEGEVYFDVPMTHDGARIRDVHLTFEGGEVVDWSAEVGEHALEDILTTDEGAKRLGELGVGMNRGIDRFTDSILFDEKMGDTIHLAVGRAYSSCLPEGEEGNQSAVHVDMITDVSENSRMEIDGEVVQKDGRFRWEEGFEG; from the coding sequence ATGGACCAGCGGATTCACGAACACGCCGAAGTACTCGTAGACTGGAGCGCCCGCATCGAGGCGGGCGACGACGTGGTGATGCGCGTAGACGAGGGCGCACACGAACTCGGGGTCGCCGTCGCCGAGAAACTCGGCGAACGCGGCGCGAACGTCCTGCCCACCTACAACTCCGACGAGGTGGAGGCGGCGTTCATCCGGGGGCACGACGGCGACTTCGACCAAGACCCCGACTTCGAGTTGGAGATGCTCGAACGCGCCGACTCGGTGCTGTCGCTCCGCGGGAAGAACAACACCGCCGAGAAAGGGGCCGTCGCGGGCGACAAGCGCGCGTCGTACAAGAAGTCTCGGACCGCAATCAAGGCCCGACGGATGGACACCGACTGGGTTTCGACCATGCACCCCACGCGCGCACACGCCCAGAACGCGGGCATGGGCTACGAGGAGTACAAGGACTTCGTGTACGACGCCATCCTACGCGACTGGGAGACGCTGGCCGACGAGATGGCGAATTTGAAGGCCCTGCTGGACGAGGGGAGCGAGGTCCGCCTCGTCAAAGCCGAGACCGACCTCACGATGTCCATCGAGGACAGAACCGCGGTCAACAGCGCCGCGTCGGTCGCTTACGACAGCCACAACCTCCCGAGCGGCGAGGTGTTCACCGCGCCCGAGACCACCGAGGGCGAAGTCTACTTCGACGTGCCGATGACCCACGACGGCGCGCGCATCCGGGACGTTCACCTCACCTTCGAGGGCGGCGAAGTCGTGGACTGGTCGGCCGAGGTCGGCGAACACGCCCTCGAAGACATCCTGACGACCGACGAGGGCGCGAAGCGACTCGGCGAACTCGGCGTCGGGATGAACCGCGGCATCGACCGCTTCACCGACAGCATCCTCTTCGACGAGAAGATGGGCGACACGATTCATCTCGCGGTCGGTCGGGCCTACTCGTCGTGCCTGCCCGAAGGCGAGGAGGGCAACCAGAGCGCGGTCCACGTGGACATGATAACCGACGTGAGCGAGAACTCTCGGATGGAAATCGACGGTGAGGTCGTCCAGAAGGACGGCCGTTTCCGGTGGGAAGAGGGATTCGAGGGGTGA
- a CDS encoding matrixin family metalloprotease, translating into MWRTLFVAALLVLAGCATDAPGTGADADGSADHRHRALTSEDAPNRPNPWGERELTVAIDNTANESRNFRPLVADALDFWANNSTRFAGFSIGYELDPDAPNPDVVVEFVEEIESCANVSEPAGCAPYVHDSGQVSRPISIEVVGSYSNDSTRLILKHELGHTLGLNHSAGPQSVMAPSSQLSTLPRPNATDRRLPWADADFTVYLAGNDTEDTPAVREQVRRGLDYYAGGADGTVPENVSFSFVDNRSEAEVVVVFGDDLPCRTGDTGSCGRVRGIDPDGDGALERYDDLRITISGIDTPAVGWHVGYWLGYGFGFEEDPEWPAPFRNATYEQRRSDWWTER; encoded by the coding sequence ATGTGGCGAACACTGTTCGTCGCTGCCCTCCTCGTGCTTGCCGGTTGTGCGACCGACGCGCCCGGCACCGGGGCGGACGCGGACGGTTCGGCAGACCATCGTCACCGGGCGCTCACGTCCGAGGACGCGCCAAACCGCCCGAATCCGTGGGGGGAGAGGGAGCTGACGGTCGCTATCGACAACACTGCGAACGAATCGCGGAACTTCCGGCCGCTGGTCGCCGACGCCCTCGACTTCTGGGCGAACAACAGCACGCGCTTCGCCGGATTTTCCATCGGCTACGAACTCGACCCCGACGCCCCGAACCCCGACGTTGTGGTCGAGTTCGTCGAGGAAATCGAGTCGTGCGCGAACGTCTCGGAACCCGCGGGATGCGCGCCCTACGTCCACGACAGCGGTCAGGTCTCTCGGCCGATTTCCATCGAAGTCGTCGGGTCGTACTCGAACGACTCGACTCGACTCATCCTGAAACACGAACTCGGGCACACCCTCGGTCTGAACCACTCCGCGGGACCCCAGTCGGTCATGGCCCCGTCCTCGCAGTTGAGTACCCTGCCGCGACCGAACGCCACCGACCGGCGACTCCCGTGGGCCGACGCCGACTTCACGGTGTACCTCGCCGGGAACGACACCGAAGACACCCCCGCGGTCCGCGAGCAGGTCCGACGCGGACTCGACTACTACGCCGGGGGTGCCGACGGTACCGTCCCCGAGAACGTCTCGTTCTCGTTCGTGGACAACCGGAGCGAAGCCGAGGTGGTCGTGGTGTTCGGCGACGACCTACCCTGCCGAACCGGTGACACTGGGTCGTGCGGTCGGGTCCGCGGTATCGACCCCGACGGCGACGGCGCGCTCGAACGCTACGACGACCTCCGAATCACGATAAGCGGCATCGACACCCCGGCCGTCGGCTGGCACGTCGGCTACTGGCTCGGCTACGGGTTCGGCTTCGAGGAGGACCCGGAGTGGCCCGCGCCCTTCCGGAACGCGACGTACGAACAGCGCCGGAGCGACTGGTGGACCGAGAGGTAG
- a CDS encoding cation diffusion facilitator family transporter — MVTIPMASEHDHAGHDHAADASLRALALALAINTAFLVVEFVGALYADSLTLLADAVHMLTDSASLGLALLAAWVATRPADAKRTYGYQRAEVLGAFLNGVFLLATVVYIVYDAVRRFRDPRAVRPLVVVGVGLLGLGANLAAAWVLRRNREILNVEGAFVHLLADALGSVAAVAVGVALFYTDLLVLDPLFAVLVAGLVLYSAKDLLADSLNILLQGTPREVELTEVRRYLETLPGVVEVHDVHVWALSSTDYALSAHVVVAEGTDPDSVLAHCRSELGRTFDIDHATLQIESESYSHVADFDCYEFDGKA, encoded by the coding sequence TTGGTCACGATTCCGATGGCGAGCGAACACGACCACGCGGGCCACGACCACGCCGCCGACGCCAGCCTCCGGGCGCTCGCGCTGGCGCTGGCTATCAACACCGCCTTCCTCGTCGTGGAGTTCGTCGGCGCGCTCTACGCCGACTCGCTGACCCTGCTCGCCGACGCGGTTCACATGCTCACCGACAGCGCCAGCCTCGGACTCGCGCTTCTGGCGGCGTGGGTCGCAACCCGACCCGCCGACGCCAAGCGGACCTACGGCTACCAGCGCGCGGAGGTCCTCGGCGCGTTCCTCAACGGCGTGTTCCTGCTCGCTACCGTCGTCTACATCGTCTACGACGCCGTGCGTCGGTTTCGGGACCCACGCGCGGTCCGACCGCTCGTCGTGGTCGGCGTCGGCCTGCTCGGACTCGGTGCCAACCTCGCGGCGGCGTGGGTCCTCCGGAGGAACCGCGAGATACTCAACGTCGAGGGCGCGTTCGTCCACCTGCTTGCCGACGCCCTCGGCAGTGTCGCGGCCGTCGCCGTCGGAGTCGCGCTGTTCTACACCGACCTGCTGGTGCTGGACCCGCTGTTCGCGGTTCTCGTGGCCGGACTCGTCCTCTACTCCGCGAAGGACCTGCTCGCCGACAGCCTCAACATCCTCCTGCAGGGGACCCCGCGAGAGGTCGAACTCACGGAGGTTCGGCGCTACCTCGAAACCCTCCCCGGCGTGGTCGAAGTCCACGACGTTCACGTCTGGGCGCTGAGTTCGACCGACTACGCGCTCTCGGCCCACGTCGTCGTCGCGGAGGGCACCGACCCGGATTCGGTCCTCGCCCACTGCCGGTCGGAGTTAGGTCGGACGTTCGACATCGACCACGCGACCCTCCAAATCGAGTCGGAGTCGTACTCGCACGTCGCGGACTTCGACTGTTATGAATTCGACGGCAAAGCTTGA
- the cca gene encoding CCA tRNA nucleotidyltransferase has protein sequence MTGEDADDEDFEEVVAAVGERIDPGERERERMREAVAALTERAEDAIADLPVAGDVIQVGSTARGTWISGDRDIDLFVRFPADVDREQLESYGLEVGHAVLPEGREEFAEHPYVTGEFDGFDVDLVPCYRLDSATDIKSAVDRTPFHTEYLDARLDADLAGEVRLFKQFLKGIGAYGSDLRTRGFSGYLTELLVVEYGSFRAVVEAAADDWHPPVRFDPEDHGTVEFDDPLVVIDPTDPERNVAAVCAARNVARLQHYARELLADPREDLFFPDPPEPLGEGGVRERVGSRATTPVALRFDAPDVVEDQLYPQLRKSLAGVRDECERRGFDALRTATFADDSAVLLVELEVAERPAVERHEGPPVHVRQHAEGFFGKYADDPSAYGPFIDGDRYVVEREREFETAAAFLESDALYDVALGVHVESALQDGYDVLVGSEVVRLADEFGEELATYFDPEP, from the coding sequence ATGACCGGCGAGGACGCGGACGACGAGGACTTCGAGGAGGTGGTCGCCGCGGTGGGCGAGCGAATCGACCCCGGCGAGCGCGAACGCGAGCGGATGCGCGAGGCGGTGGCCGCGCTGACAGAACGAGCCGAGGACGCCATCGCGGACCTACCCGTGGCGGGCGACGTGATTCAGGTCGGGAGTACCGCCCGAGGGACGTGGATAAGCGGCGACCGGGACATCGACCTGTTCGTGCGGTTCCCCGCCGACGTGGACCGCGAGCAGTTGGAATCCTACGGACTCGAAGTCGGCCACGCCGTCCTGCCGGAGGGTCGCGAGGAGTTCGCCGAACACCCCTACGTCACCGGCGAGTTCGACGGCTTCGACGTGGACCTCGTACCGTGCTACCGCCTCGACTCGGCGACCGACATCAAGTCGGCGGTGGACCGGACGCCGTTCCACACCGAGTACCTCGACGCGCGCCTCGACGCGGACCTCGCCGGGGAGGTGCGCCTGTTCAAGCAGTTCCTGAAGGGCATCGGAGCCTACGGCAGTGACCTCCGGACGCGGGGGTTCTCGGGCTACCTGACCGAACTACTCGTGGTCGAGTACGGGAGCTTCCGCGCGGTAGTAGAGGCCGCGGCAGACGACTGGCACCCGCCGGTCCGGTTCGACCCGGAAGACCACGGAACCGTCGAGTTCGACGACCCGCTGGTGGTCATCGACCCGACCGACCCCGAGCGAAACGTCGCCGCCGTCTGCGCCGCCCGGAACGTCGCGCGCCTCCAGCACTACGCCCGCGAGTTGCTCGCCGACCCCCGCGAAGACCTGTTCTTCCCGGACCCGCCCGAACCGCTCGGCGAGGGCGGTGTGCGCGAGCGCGTCGGGTCGCGTGCGACGACCCCCGTCGCGCTCCGGTTCGACGCCCCCGACGTGGTGGAGGACCAACTCTACCCCCAGCTCCGGAAGTCGCTCGCTGGCGTCCGCGACGAGTGCGAGCGCCGCGGGTTCGACGCGCTCCGGACCGCGACGTTCGCCGACGACTCGGCGGTCCTCCTCGTCGAGTTGGAAGTCGCCGAGCGACCGGCCGTCGAGCGCCACGAGGGACCGCCGGTCCACGTCCGCCAGCACGCAGAAGGCTTCTTCGGGAAGTACGCCGACGACCCGTCGGCGTACGGGCCGTTCATCGACGGCGACCGCTATGTCGTGGAGCGCGAACGGGAGTTCGAGACCGCCGCGGCGTTTCTGGAGAGCGACGCGCTGTACGACGTGGCGCTCGGCGTCCACGTCGAGTCGGCGCTACAGGACGGCTACGACGTGCTGGTGGGTTCGGAGGTGGTGCGACTGGCCGACGAGTTCGGTGAGGAACTGGCGACCTACTTCGACCCCGAGCCGTAG